AACTTAGCAAGTTTGGTACTAGTAAACAATGAACGCAAACAGGTACAGAAAGTACGCAGGCAATTCTTCAAAAGGGTTGCTGGAGGTTTTGGGTTGGCGTTGGCAATTTTAATTCTAATTGGTGTAGTTTCTTATCAAAACACAAGGGTATTGATTGATACGAACAATCAAGTTAAAAAAACCCAAAAGCAAATTGACTGTCTCGAAGAACTGCTATCCCTAATGAAGGATGCTGAAACTGCACAACGCGGTTATATCCTCACTGGAGAAGAAGGCGATTTCAAAGCATATGAGATCGCAATTGTGGAAGTTGAGCGAAAAATTGAGGAACTGAGAAATTTAACAGTAGATAGACCCAGGCAAGAGCAACTTGACACACTTAAATTGTTAGTAGCAGCCAAATTGAGTGAACTCAAGCAGATTATCGAGTTGCGCCAGAAGAAGGGTTTTTCAGCAGCGTTGCAACTGCTATTGACAAATAAGAGTGAAAATCGCCTGGATGTTATCCATGAACTAATTTATGAGATGCAGCATCAGGAAAAGGCGTTGCTTGAGCAACAGTCCCAAGTAGCAAAAGACAGTGCTGAAAACTCGATTTTGACAACTGCGATCGCTATTTTTGTCAATTTTCTCATTTTGACCATAGTCTATTATCTCATCTATCGTGAGGTGACTGAGCGCAAATTCACAGAGGAAACACTCAACAAAGAACGCAACTTTATCTCGGCAGTTCTAGATACAGCCAGCGCCTTAGTAATCGTGATCAACGCCCAAGGGCAAATCGTGCGCTTCAATCAGGCTTGTGAGCAAATAACAGGTTACTCATTTGATGAGGTCAGGGGTAGGTATCTATGGAATTTATTTTTACTTCCTGAAGAGGTGAAGTTGGTGAAAGCAGTATTTGAGCAGTTGCAAGCTGGTGAAGGCCCGAAACAGTATGAAAACTACTGGCTAACCAAGGATGGCAATCAAAGGCTGATTGCATGGTCAAACACAGTTCTCAAAGACTATCAAGGCTCAGTAGAATATATTATTGGTACTGGTACTGATATCAGCGATCGCAAACGCTCGCAACAGCAATTAACGGCACAATACACTGTTACTCGTGTCTTAGCAGAGTCTACTACAATCATCGAAGCCATGCCCCAAATTCTCCAAGGAATCTGCGAGAGTTTGGCATGGGATTTGAGTGAAATTTGGATGGTGGAACGGCAAGTAAATTTACTGCGTTTTTTCGACATGTGGTATAAAATGTCTTTAGAAATGCAAGAATTTGAAATGCTCAGTCGGCAAACCACCTTTGCACCAGGGGTTGGATTACCTGGTCGAGTTTGGGCTAGTGGTGAAGCTGTTTGGATGAGTAATGTTGTTGCAGATAGCAACTTTCTGCGCTCTCAAATTGCCGCCGAAGCAGGATTGCACGCAGCTTTTGGTTTTCCTATTCGTAGTGGTAAAAAAATCCTCGGTGTGATTGCCTGTTTTAGTCATAAAATCCGGCAACCTGACCAAAATTTTGCCAAAATTATGAATTCTATTGGTGAGCAAGTCGGGCAGTTTATCGAACGTAAACAGGCAGAAGAAGAAATCCAACGCCAAAACTTGCGATCGCAATTGTTTACTGAAATCACCTTGAAGATTCGCCAGTCTTTGCAAATCAAAGAAATCTTCCAAATTACTGTTAAGGAAGTACAAAACATACTGCAAAGCGCTCGCGTGTTGATCTATCAGCCTTTGCCAGATGGTAGAAGCACGGTTGTGGAGGCAGTAGTTTCTGGCTGGCTGGCAATCAAAGAGCAAAAAATGACTGACTCTTACCTACGAGCAGAATATATACAGCAGTACTATTTACAGCAATATCGGCAAACACGGAGTTTGGATTTTATTGAATCGGATATAGTTGCAGTTAAAGAAAGCCACATGAAATTCCTGCAACAGTTTGGAGTCAAGTCCAATTTGGTTGTGCCGATTTTGGTCAAAGAAGAACTCTGCGGTTTGCTGATTGTGCATCAGTGCGGCAGTTTCCGCCAATGGTCTAGCTTTGAAACTCATCTTTTGCGGCAAATAGCTGACCAAGTAGGTATTGCCTTAGCCCAAGCCCAGATGTTAGATGCAGAAACTCAACAACGGCGAGAACTGGAAATTGCCCGTCAGCAAGCTGAATTGGCTTCTAAAGCCAAAAGTGCTTTTTTGGCTAACATGAGTCATGAAATCCGGACTCCGATGAATGCGGTGTTAGGGATGACCAATTTGATGTTAGAAACTCCCCTAAACTCGGAACAGCGGGATTTTATGGAAACAATTCGCATTAGTGGAGATGCTTTGTTAAGCTTGATCAACGAAATTTTGGATCTGTCCAAACTTGAGGCTGGGGAGATGAGTTTAGAAACTCTAGATTTTGACTTATCTACCTGTGTCGAAGAAGTTTTAGAATTATTGGCTTCCCCAGCTCACAATCAAGGATTAGAAATTGCAGGCTTGATTGATCACAACGTCCCCACCCAACTGCAAGGAGATGCTGCTAGACTGCGGCAAATTCTCATGAACTTGCTCAGTAATGCGATCAAGTTTACCAGTGATGGGGAAGTAGTGTTACGAGCCAAATTGCGATCGCAAACTCTCACTACTGCAACTATTCACTTTGCTGTCACCGATACTGGTGTTGGCATTACCACAGAAGACCAAGGCAAACTCTTTACGCCATTTACCCAAGTAGATGCCTCCACCACCCGCAAGTATGGCGGCACAGGTTTGGGATTAGCCATTTGCAAACAACTGGTGAGTTTGATGAAAGGAGAAATTGGAGTAGAAAGTCGTTTGGGGGAAGGATCTCAATTTTGGTTTGAAATCACTTTCGACAAGCAACTTCACCCTGTTTCTCCAATCGATGATGGCGGACTTTTACGTCATCGACGTATGTTAGTGGTGGATGATAACGCTACTAATCGTCAAATCATCCAGCATCAAGCTAGCCTTTGGGGAATGCAGGTGGATGAGGCTGTTTCTGCTACTACAGCCCTCAAAGCTATGCAGACAGCTGTCGAGCAGAAAATGCCCTATGATTTAGCTGTGATTGACATGCAGATGCCAGATATAGATGCCATAACCTTGGCAGGGCAAATTCAAGCCAATTCTGCGATCGCATTTATACCCTTGGTGATGCTGACTACCACTAATCAAAGAGAGTCAGCACAACAATCGTTAAATATAGGATTTGCCGGTTATTTGGTCAAACCTGTGAAAGCATCCCGACTCCTCGATATGATCATGACTATTTTGGGAAGCGAGTTAGAAGTCAAACAACAACAGGCAGCAAGCAGCAACCAAGAGGCACAAGTGAAAAATTTAGAACATAGCAGCAATCATATTTGTTTTGACTCCTGTTTTTTGCAGCCAAAGTTAAGAATCTTGCTAGCTGAGGATAATTTAGTGAATCAGAAAGTAGCCCTAAAGCAACTTCAAAGTTTGGGCTACAGCGCTGATGTTGCTGTCAATGGTCAAGAAGTTTTGCAGCTATTAGAAAAAAATCCTTATGATTTGATTCTCATGGATTGCCAAATGCCAATTCTCGATGGTTTAGCAACCACAAAAGTAATTCATTCTTGGCAAGAAAGCCGTTTTGCCAGTCTTCGTCGCCCAATAGTAGTTGCCATGACAGCTAATGCCATGAAAGAAGATAAACAAATGTGTCTAGATGCAGGAATGGACGACTATTTAAGTAAGCCGGTAATCAAAGAAAAATTACTAGTGACGCTAGAACGTTGGACAAATTTTATATTTTCTACACCAGAGACAATTGGTTTTCACAAGACAGTTGCCACAGCAAACCTGGATTCAGATGATTTACCAATTGATTGGGAACGCCTACATAAAATTTCAGAAAATGACCCAGAATTTGAATTAGAACTATTGCAGATATTCGTTGAAGATATCCAAGAGCGTATAGAGTTAATCAAAGCTGCCATCGCTGCCAGTGACTTTCAGGAATTAGCCCAACAAGCCCATCAAATCAAAGGTGCTAGTGCCAATGTTGGATCTACAGTTATGCAACTGACCGCAGAAAAACTAGAAAAACTAGCTGACAATCTAGAGTATCAAGGTACTACTCACTTAATCTCAGATTTAGAACAGTTTGTCAAACCCATTCAAAACTTTTTAATCAAAAGCCAACAACAGAAACTCAGACTGTAGGTTATATCATGTCCGGTTAATTAGTTATGATTCCCACAGTCATTGCACCCCACCCCTAACCCCTCCCCGTTCACGGGGAGGGGAAACAAAGCGTAGCTTTGGTGGGATGGGGTTCTTAGGGTTTAATAAGTAATATGGCATTTTCCAGTAAGCGCCAAGTACATCTAATAACCTCACCCCCGACCCCTCTGGGAACTCACGGAGAGGGGAGATAAAGCACAGCTTTATTGGGGTGAGGTTAAGGTGTACCTCACTTGCTTAGGAAAGGCTATAAGCAAAGGACATGATATTACAAGTAGCTGTCATCAACTCCTATTAATAACGGCCGATGACTGCCGACTGATGACAGTCAACATTCATCAGCCATCAGCCATCAGTCATCATTAAATTATTTAGCGTCGAACTTGGTTAGAGATATCTTCGCCTGCTTGTGCTGCACTATTGCCTACATCCTTAGCAGTTTCCTTGGCACCTTTTGCGTAACCTGAACCAAATTCTTTGAAAGCTTCTCCTGACTGTTGTCCAATTTTCTTGAGTCTTTCACCAGGAGAGTCTTCGGTTTCTCTAGCATCTTTAAACCACTGCCCTGTTGTTTTTGGTCTTTGGGCATCATTTTGTTCTACCTTTTCACGAACTCTTTCACCCAAGGATTTGTCATTGTCCCTTAGACCAACATTTGTTGTCAGTACTAAAACACCAACTAGGACAACAGCAAAAAAACGTTTTATTTGCAGGCTATTAAGTAAGGAACTGATGTCAGCAGTTGTCCTAGAAATTAAATTTATCATGCCAATACTCCATTGTTCTTTGTTGATGCTTTTCCCAGTTTGGAGAGATAATTGGCTTCACTCCCAATTTAGCTAATGCTACAAGAAAACGAAGTTAGTTGTATTTCTCATTGCAATAGCATAGTGAATGAAGTCATAGGTTAGCGATGAAAACTGGTAAAAATGCTACCTATTCATCAGCCAATTAACTTTTTTGAGTCCAAATACAGACTAACGGTAAATAAAGCGATTATCCTTCTAACAAAAGGCATATATCGGTGATGAAACTTGCGATAGAGGGGCAGGGGGGCTGGGGGATGGGGGGCTGGGGAGTAGGGGAGTAGGGGGGCTGGGGAGTAGGGGGGCTGGGGGCTGGGGGGCTGGGGAGTAGGGGAGTAGGGGGAGAAAAATGACTAATAATTAATGCCCAATTACCAATTACCAATTACCAATTACCAATTACCAATTACCAATTACCAATTACCAATTCCCCATTCCCAATGCCCTCAATTCAGCAAGGTGATCTAAGATTGTTGGGTATTCTATAAATTTACGATCGCCTGAAACTGAATAAACTGATGATTGAAGTTGAGCATCTAAGTAAAACATACGGTTCTACCCCAGCGATTACTGATGTCACTTTTAACGTGGAAGCAGGGGAGATTTTGGGGTTTTTAGGCCCTAACGGTGCTGGTAAAACTACAACTATGCGAATTTTGGCTGGTTATTTACCGGCAACAAATGGCACAGCCAGGATTGCTGGCTTTGATGTTCATGAAAATTCGCTGGCTGTGCGACAGCGAATTGGCTATCTACCTGAAACACCGCCGTTATATCCTGAAATGACGGTGGAGGGATTTTTACATTTTGTGGCGCGGATTAAAGGCTTACCAGCAGGCGATCGCAACAATAAAGTAACGGCAGCGATCGAACGTTGCAATTTACAAGATAAGCGGCGTGTGATTATTCGCAAGCTTTCTAAAGGATATCGCCAAAGAGTTGGCATTGCCCAAGCGATCGTCCACGACCCACCAGCAATTATTCTGGATGAACCCACTGTTGGACTTGATCCTCGGCAAATTATTGAGGTGCGAAATTTAATTAAAAGTCTTGCAGGCACTCATACTATAATTCTGTCTACCCATATTTTGCCAGAAGTGAGTATGGTCTGTAATCGTGTAGCCATCATCAATCGTGGCAAAGTAGTAGCTACTAATACGCCAGAAAATTTGATGACACAGTTGACAGGTGGGTCTGGATATGAGTTAGAAATTGCTGGAGAAGTTGGTCTAGCGAAACAGGTATTGCAAAATGTATCGGGTGTGAGTCTGGTAGAATCAATGCCCATCGCCGCAATGTCAACTAATTTCCCTCCCCAAGACAACCGGGCTTATTTGCGGGTGATATCGCAACCGGGAAGTGAACCGGGACAAGATATTGCCACTGCATTGGTGCGTTCAGGATTTGGTTTATATGAAATGCGGCGTGTCAGCGCCACCCTAGAAGATGTGTTTTTGCAACTGACAACAGAAGAAAAGAATTTAGAGTCTATTGAAGACTCAGCAGCAGTCAACGAAGGAGAAGCCGCGTAAATGGGTATAGTACTGAGTAATATTATTGCCATTTATCGCCGAGAGTTACAGAGTTATTTTGTATCACCTTTAGCTTATGCGATCGCTGGCATATTTTGGTTTATTGCGGGATTATTCTTGATCATGATTTTGCTGGGGCCAGACGGCATTTTACCACAAGTCGCTGCCTATGATTTACAAGCACAACAATTTCAAGTGCCACTACCACCAATAGATGTACCCTACGAATTTGTCCGGGCATTTTTGGATCGTATGGGTTGGCTATTGTTGTTTATCCTGCCAATTCTCTCTATGGGACTGTATGCCGAAGAACGCAAGCGGGGCACCTTAGAACTTTTAGCCACGTCACCAGTAACCAACTGGGCAGTAGCCGTAGGAAAATTATTAGGGGTGCTGACATTTTTTACCACAATGGTTTTACCCTTACTAGTATTTGAAGCGATCGCGATCGGTGGATCAAATCCACCATTCTCACCCTCAATTCCTTTACTCGGTCATTTAGGATTAATCTTGCTAGCTGCGGCAATTTTATCTTTGGGAATGTTTATTTCCTCATTAACAGACAGCACAATTTTGTCAGCTGTCCTCACCTTTGCCCTAATTTTATTACTATTATTTGTTGATTTAATCGCCAAGAGTATTGGCGGGCCAGTAGGAGAAGCTTTAGGTCATTTGTCATTACTGAAACATTACAACACCTTCATCCAAGGCATTTTCGATACCAGCGCCTTGATTTTATTTCTCAGTTACATTTTTTTGGGCATCTTTCTCACAGCCCAGTCAATTGATGCTTTACGCTTTCAGCGGCAGTAGTTACATAAGTTAAGAGTTAGGAGTTATGAGTTTTAATTCCTAACTCCTAACTCCTCACTCCTCACTTCAGTCAAAGAATATGAAAAAAATCAAAAAAAAGCAACCTTGGAAATATTTGTTTTGGCTGGGGCCGTTTTTCGCTACTGTCGGCTTAACAGCTGGATTAGTTTCGGGAAACTGGGGTTTAATTCCCTTGGTATTTCTAATTATTGGAATTGTGATCAGTGGGGCGTGGGTAGTATGGCAAAGCCAACAAAGTCACTGGTGGAAACAACGTTCTACTCAAGCTGGTACTAATGCCTTAGTTGCAATTCTGGCTGTATTGGTAATTTTAGGATTAATTAACTTTTTGGCTACTCGTTATCATCTACGGGCAGATTTAACGGAGACTCAGCTGTTTACCCTTGCCCCTCAATCAAAAGAATTAGTGCGTGGCTTGCAACAACCAGTCAAAGTCTGGGTATTTGATGTTAATCAAAATTCCCAAGACCGGGAATTACTAGAAAATTATCAGCGACAAGGTAGAAATTTTAAGTTTGAGTATGTTGACCCCCAAACTAGACCAGGACTAGCAGACAAGTATGGCGTTAAAGAATATGGCGAAGTTTACCTAGAATCAGGAGAAAAACGCCAATTAGTACAAAAGCTAAATGAAACTGAACGCCTGTCAGAAGTCAAGTTAACAAATCGCTTGCAACAAATCCTTAATTCAACCACCGCTTTAGTTTACTTTCTCCAAGGTCATGGCGAACGCCCAATTGCAGCAGGCGAGGGTGGAATGACACAAGCTGTTGAAGGATTAAGCAATAAAAATTACACTGCATCACCCTTGAATTTAACAAATTCCCAAGTTCCTAACGATGCTGCTGTGGTGATAGTGAACGGCCCTAAACGAGGATTATTTGATAGCGAGGTGAAAGCCTTGCAAAACTATTTAAATCGTGGCGGTAATGTGCTGCTAACGATTGATCCGAATACCGACCCCAACTTGAATAGTTTATTACAAGAGTGGGGTGTACGTTTAGATAATCGTTTAATCGTGGATGTCTCTGGGGGTGGCGTAGGACTTGGCCCTGCTGCGCCCATAATCACAGACTATGGACAACACCCCATTACTAAAGATTTTGCTAATGGCATTTCTTTTTATCGGTTAGCAAGACCTTTAGAAATTACTCAAGTACCTGGTGTCGAAGCTACTCCCCTACTGCGAAGCAAACCCTATCCCAATAGCTGGGCTGAAAGTGACCTGCAAAGCGAAAAATTAGAATTTAATCCAGACAAAGACCTCAAGGGGCCTCTAACTTTGGGCGTTGCTTTGACAAGAAAACTAACAGCTAAATCTGAAGCTACACCTAGTCCAACTCCCCAAGCTTCCCCTACTCTGTCACCACTACCATTGCCAAGCATCCAAGGACAGGCTACCACTTCGCCCACAGCATCACCGACAAATCAAGCTAGTCCAACTCCCACTGCTGCGGCTACCACTTCGCCCACAGCATCACCGACAAATCAAGCTAGTCCGACTCCCACTGCTGCGGCTACCACTTCGCCCACAGCATCACCGACAAATCAAGCTAGTCCGACTCCCACTGCTGCGGCTACCACTTCGCCCACAGCATCACCGACAAATCAAGCTAGTCCGACTCCCACTGCTGCGGCTACTACTTCGCCAACCACAGAAAAATCGGAAAAACCTGCTACTGAGTCACGGTTGGTGGTTATTGGAAATTCAGATTTTGCCACTAATGGCTTGTTTCAACAGCAGCTAAACGGGGATGTATTTCTCAATTCAGTTACCTGGCTGAGTCAACAAGATCAACAACCCCTGTCCATTAGTCCCAAAGAAGTGAAAAATCGTCGGATTAACCTCACAACAGCACAAGCCAATGTTTTAATATTGTCGTCTCTGTTGATTTTACCTTTAATCGGATTACTAGCGGCAGCTTTTATCTGGTGGCGAAGACGGTAAATAAAGTTAGGAATTAAGAGTTAGGAGTTAGGAATTAGGAGTTAAGAGTTAGGAGTTAGGAGTTAGGAGTTAAGAGTTAGTAATATTAACTCCTTATTCCTTGCTAATAACAACTGACAACTAGCAACTGGCAACTGACAACTGACAACACTTCGACAAGCTCAGTGCATCGCTGACAACTGACAACTGACAACTGACAACTGACAACTGACAACTGACAACTGACTAA
Above is a window of Nostoc sp. UHCC 0702 DNA encoding:
- a CDS encoding ABC transporter ATP-binding protein, whose amino-acid sequence is MIEVEHLSKTYGSTPAITDVTFNVEAGEILGFLGPNGAGKTTTMRILAGYLPATNGTARIAGFDVHENSLAVRQRIGYLPETPPLYPEMTVEGFLHFVARIKGLPAGDRNNKVTAAIERCNLQDKRRVIIRKLSKGYRQRVGIAQAIVHDPPAIILDEPTVGLDPRQIIEVRNLIKSLAGTHTIILSTHILPEVSMVCNRVAIINRGKVVATNTPENLMTQLTGGSGYELEIAGEVGLAKQVLQNVSGVSLVESMPIAAMSTNFPPQDNRAYLRVISQPGSEPGQDIATALVRSGFGLYEMRRVSATLEDVFLQLTTEEKNLESIEDSAAVNEGEAA
- a CDS encoding ABC transporter permease subunit, whose amino-acid sequence is MGIVLSNIIAIYRRELQSYFVSPLAYAIAGIFWFIAGLFLIMILLGPDGILPQVAAYDLQAQQFQVPLPPIDVPYEFVRAFLDRMGWLLLFILPILSMGLYAEERKRGTLELLATSPVTNWAVAVGKLLGVLTFFTTMVLPLLVFEAIAIGGSNPPFSPSIPLLGHLGLILLAAAILSLGMFISSLTDSTILSAVLTFALILLLLFVDLIAKSIGGPVGEALGHLSLLKHYNTFIQGIFDTSALILFLSYIFLGIFLTAQSIDALRFQRQ
- a CDS encoding Gldg family protein, with translation MKKIKKKQPWKYLFWLGPFFATVGLTAGLVSGNWGLIPLVFLIIGIVISGAWVVWQSQQSHWWKQRSTQAGTNALVAILAVLVILGLINFLATRYHLRADLTETQLFTLAPQSKELVRGLQQPVKVWVFDVNQNSQDRELLENYQRQGRNFKFEYVDPQTRPGLADKYGVKEYGEVYLESGEKRQLVQKLNETERLSEVKLTNRLQQILNSTTALVYFLQGHGERPIAAGEGGMTQAVEGLSNKNYTASPLNLTNSQVPNDAAVVIVNGPKRGLFDSEVKALQNYLNRGGNVLLTIDPNTDPNLNSLLQEWGVRLDNRLIVDVSGGGVGLGPAAPIITDYGQHPITKDFANGISFYRLARPLEITQVPGVEATPLLRSKPYPNSWAESDLQSEKLEFNPDKDLKGPLTLGVALTRKLTAKSEATPSPTPQASPTLSPLPLPSIQGQATTSPTASPTNQASPTPTAAATTSPTASPTNQASPTPTAAATTSPTASPTNQASPTPTAAATTSPTASPTNQASPTPTAAATTSPTTEKSEKPATESRLVVIGNSDFATNGLFQQQLNGDVFLNSVTWLSQQDQQPLSISPKEVKNRRINLTTAQANVLILSSLLILPLIGLLAAAFIWWRRR
- a CDS encoding response regulator; protein product: MKAPLPDNEPERIKSLLDYKILDTPSEAAFDDLTRLASYICGTPIALISLIDTNRQWFKSRVGLEALETPRDIAFCTHAILQSEVLIVPDATSDERFATNPLVTSDPNIKFYAGVPLTNAEGYALGTLCVIDYVPRNLSLEQVEALRTLGRQVIKQLELRRNLASLVLVNNERKQVQKVRRQFFKRVAGGFGLALAILILIGVVSYQNTRVLIDTNNQVKKTQKQIDCLEELLSLMKDAETAQRGYILTGEEGDFKAYEIAIVEVERKIEELRNLTVDRPRQEQLDTLKLLVAAKLSELKQIIELRQKKGFSAALQLLLTNKSENRLDVIHELIYEMQHQEKALLEQQSQVAKDSAENSILTTAIAIFVNFLILTIVYYLIYREVTERKFTEETLNKERNFISAVLDTASALVIVINAQGQIVRFNQACEQITGYSFDEVRGRYLWNLFLLPEEVKLVKAVFEQLQAGEGPKQYENYWLTKDGNQRLIAWSNTVLKDYQGSVEYIIGTGTDISDRKRSQQQLTAQYTVTRVLAESTTIIEAMPQILQGICESLAWDLSEIWMVERQVNLLRFFDMWYKMSLEMQEFEMLSRQTTFAPGVGLPGRVWASGEAVWMSNVVADSNFLRSQIAAEAGLHAAFGFPIRSGKKILGVIACFSHKIRQPDQNFAKIMNSIGEQVGQFIERKQAEEEIQRQNLRSQLFTEITLKIRQSLQIKEIFQITVKEVQNILQSARVLIYQPLPDGRSTVVEAVVSGWLAIKEQKMTDSYLRAEYIQQYYLQQYRQTRSLDFIESDIVAVKESHMKFLQQFGVKSNLVVPILVKEELCGLLIVHQCGSFRQWSSFETHLLRQIADQVGIALAQAQMLDAETQQRRELEIARQQAELASKAKSAFLANMSHEIRTPMNAVLGMTNLMLETPLNSEQRDFMETIRISGDALLSLINEILDLSKLEAGEMSLETLDFDLSTCVEEVLELLASPAHNQGLEIAGLIDHNVPTQLQGDAARLRQILMNLLSNAIKFTSDGEVVLRAKLRSQTLTTATIHFAVTDTGVGITTEDQGKLFTPFTQVDASTTRKYGGTGLGLAICKQLVSLMKGEIGVESRLGEGSQFWFEITFDKQLHPVSPIDDGGLLRHRRMLVVDDNATNRQIIQHQASLWGMQVDEAVSATTALKAMQTAVEQKMPYDLAVIDMQMPDIDAITLAGQIQANSAIAFIPLVMLTTTNQRESAQQSLNIGFAGYLVKPVKASRLLDMIMTILGSELEVKQQQAASSNQEAQVKNLEHSSNHICFDSCFLQPKLRILLAEDNLVNQKVALKQLQSLGYSADVAVNGQEVLQLLEKNPYDLILMDCQMPILDGLATTKVIHSWQESRFASLRRPIVVAMTANAMKEDKQMCLDAGMDDYLSKPVIKEKLLVTLERWTNFIFSTPETIGFHKTVATANLDSDDLPIDWERLHKISENDPEFELELLQIFVEDIQERIELIKAAIAASDFQELAQQAHQIKGASANVGSTVMQLTAEKLEKLADNLEYQGTTHLISDLEQFVKPIQNFLIKSQQQKLRL